From a single Sporosarcina oncorhynchi genomic region:
- a CDS encoding SpoIIE family protein phosphatase gives MKLIGDLERPVGQQIRQVVDSIGKRKKHVLMATFFLLGTFFLSQAVLFDAAVPFFLPVWALAQLRFRKYLVFVFIGGMAGGAVLGIGQAVIYLLQLLLFNVVSKHPLTRKSIPLTVAGTIIVVQVLWQFVMYSGQTPVNIQLTIGFEAVLALFMTFFIFVAFPHRDRLFFGQWTPERLGAICIIGIMATTGMGSLMVGPISISGLLLHLTILLAALAGGLPFSTTIAMMIAAISGVAELSFTGMMAVYGMTGFFAGALRRLGKLGIVTGAYAVSVFFLLYDLTLPLDTSHFLTIGLASLIFFFIPSKKVKPIEKMIQSDQPDISVKRQKWLTDRLDEQLSDFQQFAEFMSTLVNDRFDSDDTLAAQQIPSICQSCFRYSKCWEGNEPGMSRLLYEWESTYSATKKAARHRVEEKIKYKCIRFSGLIAELEEQATNHLLMGQLQHGRKMLALQLRDMSNHLEKIMNDIKGEMTVNHLAEEELGKRLQSQGIEFYQIDILSEEKGASRIVCSIPEKRSDFETDMTVAERMILPLIEEIYQEPFKVEKSSMQQEPFPHLQLTFCSSVRFSLEYGIVATAGGGTFHAGDAYEIFPIHDGLTAVLLSDGMGHDMNAYRESRKVIRLMRECLDRKMDPETAMHTLHYMMSLNGLDDMYATLDLALIDLQDGRLWSWKAGSMSTYIKRGEDFLRLESKSVPVGFLPSFSVEARNEELKSGDIVVMLTDGIFSGKYTIEKQEDALYGILEKYQHLGCEALADRIMAEMERRFGVVADDRTVLVMKMDHVLPKWMTIKPVNRIISREKVMG, from the coding sequence ATGAAGTTGATAGGTGATCTTGAAAGACCTGTAGGGCAGCAAATTCGTCAAGTGGTGGACTCTATAGGGAAACGGAAAAAGCATGTGTTGATGGCTACTTTTTTCCTGTTGGGTACATTTTTCTTGTCGCAAGCTGTTCTGTTTGATGCAGCCGTGCCTTTTTTCTTGCCGGTGTGGGCTTTGGCGCAGCTCCGTTTTCGAAAATATCTTGTGTTTGTATTTATCGGAGGGATGGCTGGAGGAGCTGTTCTTGGAATTGGACAAGCCGTCATCTATCTGTTGCAACTGTTGCTGTTTAATGTAGTGAGCAAGCATCCGTTGACGCGTAAATCGATTCCGCTGACAGTGGCGGGAACGATTATCGTGGTACAGGTACTTTGGCAGTTTGTTATGTATAGCGGACAGACACCTGTAAATATCCAATTGACAATCGGCTTTGAAGCAGTACTCGCCTTATTTATGACATTTTTCATCTTCGTCGCATTCCCGCATCGTGATCGGCTCTTTTTTGGACAATGGACACCTGAGCGGCTTGGTGCAATTTGCATAATCGGGATTATGGCCACGACAGGTATGGGCAGTCTAATGGTTGGACCGATATCGATTTCGGGCTTGCTTCTTCATTTGACAATACTTCTGGCCGCATTAGCCGGTGGGCTCCCTTTTTCCACAACAATTGCGATGATGATTGCAGCAATTTCAGGAGTGGCCGAGCTTTCGTTCACAGGTATGATGGCCGTCTATGGAATGACCGGTTTCTTCGCGGGTGCATTACGGCGGTTAGGAAAGCTCGGAATTGTTACAGGTGCCTATGCGGTTTCCGTCTTCTTCCTTTTATATGATTTGACCTTGCCGCTTGATACGTCGCATTTTCTAACAATTGGACTTGCCTCTTTAATATTCTTCTTCATTCCATCAAAGAAAGTGAAGCCCATCGAAAAGATGATCCAATCCGACCAGCCGGATATCTCCGTGAAACGGCAAAAATGGCTGACGGATCGGCTGGATGAGCAGTTATCCGACTTCCAGCAGTTTGCTGAGTTCATGTCGACACTTGTGAACGATCGTTTCGATTCCGACGATACATTGGCTGCTCAGCAAATTCCATCGATCTGCCAGTCGTGCTTTCGTTATTCGAAATGCTGGGAGGGGAATGAACCCGGAATGTCCAGGCTTCTCTATGAGTGGGAGTCAACGTATTCCGCTACAAAGAAAGCCGCCCGTCACAGAGTTGAAGAAAAGATTAAATATAAATGTATCCGCTTTTCAGGATTAATTGCAGAACTTGAAGAGCAAGCTACGAATCATTTGCTCATGGGGCAGCTACAGCACGGTAGAAAAATGCTCGCTTTGCAATTAAGAGATATGAGTAATCATTTGGAAAAAATCATGAACGACATTAAGGGAGAAATGACCGTCAATCATCTTGCTGAGGAGGAACTGGGGAAACGTTTGCAGTCACAAGGAATTGAGTTTTACCAAATTGATATCCTATCCGAAGAGAAGGGTGCTTCCCGCATTGTTTGCTCGATACCAGAAAAACGTTCGGACTTTGAGACGGATATGACAGTGGCTGAAAGGATGATCCTACCTCTAATCGAAGAAATCTATCAGGAGCCTTTCAAAGTAGAAAAGTCGAGCATGCAACAAGAGCCATTCCCGCATCTGCAATTGACATTCTGTTCTTCTGTCCGTTTTTCACTTGAATACGGCATTGTAGCAACGGCGGGGGGCGGGACGTTCCATGCAGGGGACGCTTATGAAATATTTCCGATACATGATGGTCTGACGGCGGTTTTATTGTCTGACGGTATGGGGCATGATATGAACGCGTACCGGGAAAGCCGGAAAGTGATTCGTCTTATGCGTGAATGTCTCGATCGTAAGATGGATCCGGAAACGGCCATGCATACGTTACATTACATGATGTCATTAAACGGGCTGGATGATATGTATGCAACATTGGATTTGGCACTTATCGATTTGCAGGACGGTCGTCTGTGGTCGTGGAAAGCAGGTTCGATGAGTACGTATATCAAGCGAGGAGAGGACTTCCTGCGGCTTGAAAGTAAGTCTGTCCCTGTTGGATTCTTGCCGTCATTTTCCGTAGAGGCAAGAAATGAAGAGTTGAAATCAGGAGATATTGTTGTCATGTTGACGGATGGCATTTTCAGTGGAAAGTATACGATTGAAAAACAAGAAGACGCGCTGTACGGCATTTTGGAAAAGTACCAGCATCTAGGGTGTGAAGCGTTAGCCGATAGGATTATGGCTGAGATGGAACGGCGGTTCGGCGTGGTGGCCGACGACAGGACAGTGTTAGTCATGAAGATGGATCATGTCTTGCCGAAGTGGATGACGATCAAGCCTGTGAACCGAATTATTTCCCGGGAAAAAGTTATGGGGTAG